The nucleotide sequence CGGCGGTGCCGTCGACGCTCCGTACCCCGGTGACAACTTCGTGAGCTCGGCCACCATCACGGCCGGCCAGGCTCAGCCGACTGAGACGGACACGCCGGACGAGCCGACTGAGACGGACACGCCGGACACGCCGGACGAGCCGACTGAGACGGACACGCCGGACACGCCGGACGAGCCGACCGAGACGGACACGCCCGACGAGCCGGCTGACACGACCACCGACGGTGCCGGTTCGCCCGGCTTCGGTGTGACTGCAGCCATCGTCGCGCTGCTCGGTGCCGCGTTCCTGGCACTGCGCCGTCGCGCCTAACTAACTAACCGACCACCGCGGTCGGTCCCTTCGACGTTCGCCTTTCTTTCGCGTGCTCGCCGGGTAGCGACAGCGCCGCGAGTGCGACGTGCCGGTCGATCGTGTCTGTGCACTCCTGCTATCGGGTAACAACGGAGACGTGGAGACGACGGGCTATGCGCGAATCGACACGAGGGATCGGTAAGCGGCTCGGCGGGGTCGTGTGACCTGCATCACGCCGTAGATTGGCTTGAATCCACGGTCAACGACAGAGAGGTCCGTGTCGAACGGACGGCCACAGCGACCGTCAGGTCTTGCGGCGAGAGGGTTCCCTTTCATCGTGCAGATATATACACAGAGTGATGGTATTGACGGCAACAATCTCGGTGACAATGCCGAACCCCTCTGCACCCACTGTGTAATACTGTCGCCGCTTCCTCGCACCACCTGTCGTGTTTCAGTAGAGAAGCAGCGGTCGACAGTTTTCAGGCGTGTTCGTCGACCCACTCACACCAGGCTTCGAAGTCGTCTGCGCCACACTGGTCTGCGATCGAGCGGAGGGTTCCTATCTTTATTTCTCTATGCTGTGGGACATCGACGTTACGCACCTCTCCAGTCTCCGGGTGTTCGTACCGAAGTCGCACGTGGCTCCCCTCGCGGGCAACCGGCACGTAACCGAAGCTCCGGAGTACTTTGACTATCTCACGGCCCGAGAACGTCTTCCTGACCATCCATTACCGTAGAAATCCCGGTAGCTCGTCGTGCTCCCCGAGGTCCCCGACGTCGATATCCATCTCCTCGTCGAGAAACTCGTCGGGGTCGTCGACCGGCTCACCACCCCCGGCTTCGAGCCGGAGCACCTCGGCCAG is from Salinirussus salinus and encodes:
- a CDS encoding type II toxin-antitoxin system HicA family toxin is translated as MVRKTFSGREIVKVLRSFGYVPVAREGSHVRLRYEHPETGEVRNVDVPQHREIKIGTLRSIADQCGADDFEAWCEWVDEHA
- a CDS encoding type II toxin-antitoxin system HicB family antitoxin, with amino-acid sequence MASTSRDRKREGVEFIHEDDGSVTARDLETGLARGGETRAEALAQLAEVLRLEAGGGEPVDDPDEFLDEEMDIDVGDLGEHDELPGFLR